In the Verrucomicrobiota bacterium genome, AGGCAGATTAAATGGCTCAGACAAATGAGGAGTGGATTTACTTATACTTCCGTTCACTGAACCAGAGGCTACGTTCTTGTTCGAGCTCGATGGAAAATACGAAGTGTGAGTCCACTCGAGTGGTTCGCACATACGCGATTGTAACAGTGCTTCGAAGGATTTTTCCGTGGCAACTTCAGCAACACGACCCAACACACAATAGCCAGCACCGCTGTAAGCGTATTCGTCGCCTGGCTTTGCATATAAAGGTTCCTTGGCAATACCGTCTACTGCTTCCCCAAGGTTCAATGTAAAATCACGAATCCATTTAGACTGCCGCTTAGTCATTCTCTTTTTTTGAGAGTAGATGCCGCCATGGTGACTCAGTAGTTCAGCCAGGGTTGGCACCCGGGCAGTTTTTCCGTTGGTCGTCTTAAGGGAACCAAATGCCGAAAGCCAGCCATCGATCCCTTTATCCAAAACCAGAGTACCGTCATCAACCAGGGTCATCACCACCGCGGATGCGATTGGCTTGGAACAAGAGCCGATACAAAACATTGTTTCAGAATCAACCGGCGTATCGTCGTCAATTGAACGAACTCCAAAGTTCTCATTCAGCAAAGAACGGTCGCCTTGACCCATGGCCAATTGAGCACCGACCAGCTTTCCCAAATCGACCAAGGATTGAACTGCCTCCTTTACTTTGTTTAATTGATCCTGTGAAGGAGCCGAGTAAGCGCCAACACAAACGAATAGGAAAGAAGCTATCAGGAAAAGGTAGAACTTCTTATGCATTTTAC is a window encoding:
- a CDS encoding serine hydrolase, producing the protein MHKKFYLFLIASFLFVCVGAYSAPSQDQLNKVKEAVQSLVDLGKLVGAQLAMGQGDRSLLNENFGVRSIDDDTPVDSETMFCIGSCSKPIASAVVMTLVDDGTLVLDKGIDGWLSAFGSLKTTNGKTARVPTLAELLSHHGGIYSQKKRMTKRQSKWIRDFTLNLGEAVDGIAKEPLYAKPGDEYAYSGAGYCVLGRVAEVATEKSFEALLQSRMCEPLEWTHTSYFPSSSNKNVASGSVNGSISKSTPHLSEPFNLPLIGGSLYSTAADSAVFLQAVLKQATKGDEVLMSSKQFESYTTPYSEKSGYAFGWNQLKANGNVFGLGHSGALASSRALFQINLESGIYLAILYTVSDPGQSIEVGQALSQAFGPVIAP